A genomic segment from Neodiprion lecontei isolate iyNeoLeco1 chromosome 1, iyNeoLeco1.1, whole genome shotgun sequence encodes:
- the LOC107219413 gene encoding bridging integrator 3 isoform X1 — protein MTWNPLKRNHLTQRPSPAPPLLSHAEDRDLDVTVQKLIHAEDTIRKLTKEMKKYLEAVANLDRADQRLSMNLSTSGLAHLSDEFRRIVEDYHSVTTQVGKTVQEMIHLCQKTFIEPLKKLRDEFALIAAAITKREELVNNWKYLHNRVRKLQEKKDRAASHIAKLERERRAEEVAGKELRTVHAQLLVELPAFLDKRLEYIKPSIHALIMIQLDYYGNTTRLFTHLMPVQNSSDSPGSAMMSETDYQHLITGYMNEIRALTIVKDN, from the exons ATGACGTG GAATCCGTTGAAGAGGAACCACTTGACGCAAAGGCCATCCCCAGCGCCGCCCTTGCTCTCGCATGCAGAAGATAGGGATTTGGATGTCACTGTCCAGAAGCTCATACA TGCCGAGGATACTATTAGGAAGCTGACcaaggaaatgaaaaagtatttaGAGGCGGTTGCTAATCTAGACCGAGCTGATCAGCGACTAAGCATGAACCTGAGTACAAGTGGATTAGCTCACCTCAGTGATGAGTTCCGGAGAATAGTTGAAGACTATCATTCCGTTACTACTCAA GTAGGCAAAACGGTCCAAGAAATGATTCACCTTTgccaaaaaacttttatagAGCCGCTAAAAAAACTGCGAGACGAATTTGCTCTGATTGCTGCAGCTATTACCAAACGTGAGGAACTTGTCAATAACTGGAAGTACTTGCATAATCGAGTCAGAAAACTACAGGAAAAAAAGGATAGAGCAGCTAGCCATATTGCTAAATTAGAAAGGGAACGTCGGGCAGAAGAGGTGGCTGGAAAAGAATTGAGAACTGTTCATGCTCAGTTACTGGTTGAATTGCCCGCATTTTTAGATAAGAGATTGGAATATATTAAGCCAAGCATTCATGCCCTGATAATGATTCAATTAGACTATTATGGCAACACGACAAGATTGTTTACACATCTGATGcctgttcaaaattcatccgATTCTCCTGGGAGCGCTATGATGTCAGAGACAGATTATCAACACTTGATCACTGGGTACATGAATGAAATACGAGCTCTTACTATTGTCAAAGATAACTGA
- the LOC107219413 gene encoding bridging integrator 3 isoform X2, with translation MQKIGIWMSLSRSSYNLHSAEDTIRKLTKEMKKYLEAVANLDRADQRLSMNLSTSGLAHLSDEFRRIVEDYHSVTTQVGKTVQEMIHLCQKTFIEPLKKLRDEFALIAAAITKREELVNNWKYLHNRVRKLQEKKDRAASHIAKLERERRAEEVAGKELRTVHAQLLVELPAFLDKRLEYIKPSIHALIMIQLDYYGNTTRLFTHLMPVQNSSDSPGSAMMSETDYQHLITGYMNEIRALTIVKDN, from the exons ATGCAGAAGATAGGGATTTGGATGTCACTGTCCAGAAGCTCATACA ACTTGCACAGTGCCGAGGATACTATTAGGAAGCTGACcaaggaaatgaaaaagtatttaGAGGCGGTTGCTAATCTAGACCGAGCTGATCAGCGACTAAGCATGAACCTGAGTACAAGTGGATTAGCTCACCTCAGTGATGAGTTCCGGAGAATAGTTGAAGACTATCATTCCGTTACTACTCAA GTAGGCAAAACGGTCCAAGAAATGATTCACCTTTgccaaaaaacttttatagAGCCGCTAAAAAAACTGCGAGACGAATTTGCTCTGATTGCTGCAGCTATTACCAAACGTGAGGAACTTGTCAATAACTGGAAGTACTTGCATAATCGAGTCAGAAAACTACAGGAAAAAAAGGATAGAGCAGCTAGCCATATTGCTAAATTAGAAAGGGAACGTCGGGCAGAAGAGGTGGCTGGAAAAGAATTGAGAACTGTTCATGCTCAGTTACTGGTTGAATTGCCCGCATTTTTAGATAAGAGATTGGAATATATTAAGCCAAGCATTCATGCCCTGATAATGATTCAATTAGACTATTATGGCAACACGACAAGATTGTTTACACATCTGATGcctgttcaaaattcatccgATTCTCCTGGGAGCGCTATGATGTCAGAGACAGATTATCAACACTTGATCACTGGGTACATGAATGAAATACGAGCTCTTACTATTGTCAAAGATAACTGA
- the LOC107219412 gene encoding activating signal cointegrator 1 complex subunit 2, with protein MSDNVASKAMDCFQNPELKPLEELKFKITNDGITREVAALSENWVEKRYYLYYVMPEIYTGDGIEIMGAKEEWLELVNHIIQDLKWLLCLPHHKFWSHIIYEPFITNILVSVLQESPPFYALENFPDVPEMKDAVNLLQQLVLLTFVRLVTNRENSENYMDPVVQGKLLYDNYIFTIAIIWDLCQLYGRENRKTVEHVIHTLFKIQPLYEDDLEKSIPFLIQVFRGIEQRFEDCPVPFSGEVVSLCERGGASGDITLSILEDHVIHLLDVSSSLAIVLEIYPAGARIFHKRDFMNRIIMVYENIVPEMYKRLEQLAYSEETMEKYFEIEHRLDVTRVEMLKLYRSIIFISINDILEKTNELTEVEIKEHVDRYLGVLLDALAEKEFINDYHQMYPIDVDLDVLAHICPEVDAMKCDFILQSLYASLSDTSQITRIADKSKSKPSVPMENNFENAFNNMPSTSQSQPEETLNTSKTTVELASLITKVKDILPHLGEGYIEKCLRHYNNDSESVVNAVLEDSLPSDIKELDPTLPYIPPDPMEASVAVDLATGMERLNVFDNDEFDVMTRDHIDASKVHKGKRKDKHKNLNELLNDKSYKEELHSVYSKYSLITDDYEDEYDDTYESQDVGLSARDEATEMDARPFTVPRVLQTRSKYEGPSDDDEDEQDQNAKTSTNSDRTQFVQDPAVLRAKAEERRLSKRGDHIRKPTRAQEKDVVGKPKGQGQDKKVVINRENKNTHKSSRANHNRRTGAQWKRNQGMVPS; from the exons ATGTCGGATAATGTTGCAAGTAAAGCCATGGATTGCTTTCAG AATCCCGAGTTGAAGCCCCTagaagaattaaaattcaagatAACCAACGATGGCATCACTCGGGAGGTAGCAGCTCTG aGCGAAAACTGGGTGGAAAAACGTTACTACCTTTATTATGTAATGCCAGAAATTTACACAGGCgatggaattgaaattatgggAGCAAAAGAAGAATGGCTAGAGCTTGTCAATCATATAATACAAGATTTGAAATGGCTCTTGTGTCTTCCCCACCATAA GTTTTGGTCTCATATTATTTATGAGCCATTTATAACGAACATTTTAGTATCTGTTCTTCAAGAGAGTCCGCCGTTTTATGCTCTTGAAAACTTTCCCGATGTCCCTGAAATGAAGGATGCTGTAAATCTACTACAGCAGTTGGTATTATTAACATTTGTTCGGCTAGTAACAAACCGAGAAAACTCTGAGAACTACATGGATCCAGTTGTTCAGGGTAAATTGCTTTATGACAACTACATATTTACCATCGCTATAATATGGGATCTCTGTCAACTCTATGGAAGAGAAAACAGGAAGACTGTCGAACATGTTATACATACACTGTTCAAAATTCAACCACTCTACGAAGATGATTTGGAAAAATCTATTCCATTTCTGATCCAG GTTTTTCGAGGAATAGAGCAAAGGTTTGAAGACTGTCCTGTTCCCTTCTCTGGAGAAGTTGTCTCATTGTGCGAAAGGGGTGGTGCTAGTGGAGATATTACATTAAGTATCCTAGAAGACCATGTTATACACCTCTTAGATGTGTCGTCAAGTCTTGCTATTGTCCTAGAAATCTACCCAGCTGGCGctagaatttttcataaaagaGACTTTATGAACAG gaTAATCATGGTCTATGAAAATATTGTGCCAGAAATGTATAAAAGGCTTGAACAGTTAGCATATAGTGAAGAAACCATGgaaaaatactttgaaattGAACATCGATTAGATGTTACAAGGGTGGAAATGCTAAAACTATATAGATCTATAATATTTATCTCAATAAATGATATACTGGAGAAAAC GAATGAATTGACTGAAGTAGAGATAAAGGAGCATGTGGATAGATATCTTGGTGTTTTACTAGATGCATTAGCAGAGAAAGAATTCATAAACGATTACCACCAGATGTATCCAATTGACGTGGATCTAGACGTCTTGGCACATATTTGCCCTGAAGT TGATGCGATGAAGTGTGATTTTATCCTGCAGTCTTTGTATGCATCGCTAAGTGATACAAGTCAAATAACACGGATCGCTGATAAATCGAAATCAAAACCGAGTGTTCctatggaaaataatttt GAAAATGCCTTCAATAATATGCCTTCAACAAGTCAAAGTCAGCCTGAGGAAACATTAAATACTAGTAAAACCACTGTAGAGCTAGCCTCTCTTATTACCAAAGTGAAAGACATTCTACCTCACTTGGGCGAAGGTTATATTgag AAATGTTTGAGGCactataataatgatagtgaATCTGTGGTAAACGCTGTCTTAGAGGACTCCCTACCATCTGATATCAAGGAATTGGATCCAACGCTACCGTACATCCCGCCTGATCCTATG GAGGCATCAGTTGCAGTCGATCTGGCCACAGGTATGGAGAGACTAAACGTATTTGACAATGACGAATTTGATGTCATGACAAGGGACCACATTGATGCATCGAAAGTACACAAAGGCAAAAG AAAAGACAAGCACAAGAATCTAAATGAGCTGCTTAATGACAAATCTTATAAGGAAGAACTGCACAGTGTGTACTCAAAATATAGCTTGATCACAGACGATTATGAAGATGAGTACGACGACACATATGAAAGTCAAGACGTTGGCTTAAGTGCTCGTGATGAAGCAACTGAAATGGATGCCCGACCATTTACAGTTCCAAGG GTGCTTCAAACACGAAGTAAATATGAAGGTCCTTCAGATGATGACGAAGATGAGCAGGATCAAAATGCAAAAACCAGCACAAATAGTGACAGAACTCAGTTTGTGCAAGATCCAGCTGTTTTACGTGCTAAAGCAGAAGAACGAAGGCTCTCTAAACGTGGAGACCATATCCGGAAACCTACTAGGGCACAAGAAAAGGATGTAGTTG gCAAGCCAAAGGGCCAAGGTCAAGACAAAAAAGTAGTCATAAAcagggaaaataaaaatacgcaCAAATCATCAAGAGCTAATCATAATCGTCGTACGGGTGCTCAGTGGAAAAGAAATCAAGGGATGGTTCCCTCTTAG
- the LOC107219414 gene encoding flocculation protein FLO11 isoform X1, giving the protein MSHGQKLMEKPKVRFCQTSVNSSSNSEICTENPDQAIPQSQPGKPQVKSVISLKDPFKVTYKNGNILFLSKGNIENVSVEHSSKSTCNPQSSTDTETQRSYSAGSCNTKLTTLSKPDSFDIQGLAKSQQSMSCTNNLEKGYSNTVSISTEGCATNMPLPSTSMLKDITSSRKVNIHQSKSASCLIPEPSVSSTELKNTSKIKAGTIAKPLVCTSRSESKFVTAKTVPCTGKKVVKKSGPISDENVKSNKNVTCKSNASKVTRQKEKTPSKVVPCSSRTINMKKSTSCGLKISKPGTKIWKAHSRSSPVKKTILRDVTGRTTNVCVGPGVVRYYPQPFKPNMENEVPHIRTDIVSGEQLGRPEYNSIMCTIEELKKAQAEKFVTDVDHLPLVYRNLVNQKVSAALDFPIDEAIYKNLVDLSVNENQLPSRLIRSKDPEPRHRDIVPKLSDFFTPSYSEEYCIAVQIRPSSPEISRNWSAFTISDKIFGWKHDMDQHY; this is encoded by the exons ATGTCTCATGGGCAAAAATTGATGGAAAAGCCGAAAGTTCGATTTTGTCAAACTTCAGTGAATTCGTCTTCAAATTCTGAAATATGTACAGAAAATCCCGATCAAGCAATTCCACAATCACAGCCTGGTAAACCTCAAGTGAAAAGCGTCATCAGCTTGAAAGACCCTTTCAAAGTAACATATAagaatggaaatattttattcttgtcaaagggaaatattgaaaatgtgAGTGTAGAACATTCATCTAAATCGACCTGCAACCCTCAGTCATCAACGGATACCGAAACTCAAAGATCATACTCGGCTGGCTCGTGCAATACTAAATTAACAACCTTGAGCAAGCCAGACTCATTTGATATTCAAGGTTTGGCCAAGAGCCAACAATCAATGTCTTGCACAAATAATCTTGAAAAAGGATATTCGAATACAGTTTCAATCAGTACAGAAGGCTGTGCCACGAATATGCCATTACCTTCTACAAGCATGTTAAAAGACATTACATCAAGTAGAAAAGTAAATATTCATCAGAGTAAATCAGCAAGTTGCTTGATTCCTGAACCCTCTGTTTCCAgcacagaactgaaaaatACATCGAAAATAAAGGCTGGAACAATTGCAAAGCCATTGGTCTGCACATCTAGATCTGAGTCTAAATTCGTGACTGCTAAAACTGTGCCTTGTACTGGAAAGAAGGTGGTAAAGAAATCTGGTCCCATATCTGATGAAAATGTAAAGTCGAATAAGAATGTAACTTGCAAAAGTAATGCATCAAAAGTAACTcgtcaaaaagaaaaaactccTAGCAAGGTTGTGCCTTGTTCAAGTCGTACCATAAACATGAAAAAGAGTACCTCCTGtggattaaaaatttccaaacctGGTACTAAGATATGGAAAGCTCACTCAAGGAGTAGCCCagttaaaaaaacaatactgCGTGACGTCACTGGGCGAACAACAAATGTTTGTGTTGGTCCAGGTGTCGTTAGGTACTACCCACAACCATTCAAGCCTAACATGGAGAATGAAGTGCCACATATTAGGACAGATATTGTGTCTGGAGAACAATTAGGCAGACCAGAGTATAATTCAATTATGTGTACAATTGAGGAGCTAAAGAAAGCTCAGGCAGAAAAATTTGTCACTGATGTTGACCACTTGCCACTAGTTTACCGGAACTTAGTAAACCAGAAG GTTTCGGCAGCTTTAGATTTTCCTATAGATGAGGCAATTTACAAGAATCTTGTCGACCTTTCTGTCAATGAGAATCAATTGCCATCGAGACTAATTCGCAGCAAAGATCCAGAACCTCGGCATAGAGATATAGTTCCTAAActatcagatttttttacaccaagCTATTCAGAGGAATACTGTATTGCTGTTCAGATAAGACCCAGCAGCCCAGAGATTTCACGTAATTGGAGTGCATTCACAATAAGTGATAAAATATTTGGATGGAAGCATGACATGGACCAACACTATTAA
- the LOC107219414 gene encoding uncharacterized protein LOC107219414 isoform X2, with amino-acid sequence MEIFYSCQREILKITELKNTSKIKAGTIAKPLVCTSRSESKFVTAKTVPCTGKKVVKKSGPISDENVKSNKNVTCKSNASKVTRQKEKTPSKVVPCSSRTINMKKSTSCGLKISKPGTKIWKAHSRSSPVKKTILRDVTGRTTNVCVGPGVVRYYPQPFKPNMENEVPHIRTDIVSGEQLGRPEYNSIMCTIEELKKAQAEKFVTDVDHLPLVYRNLVNQKVSAALDFPIDEAIYKNLVDLSVNENQLPSRLIRSKDPEPRHRDIVPKLSDFFTPSYSEEYCIAVQIRPSSPEISRNWSAFTISDKIFGWKHDMDQHY; translated from the exons atggaaatattttattcttgtcaaagggaaatattgaaaat cacagaactgaaaaatACATCGAAAATAAAGGCTGGAACAATTGCAAAGCCATTGGTCTGCACATCTAGATCTGAGTCTAAATTCGTGACTGCTAAAACTGTGCCTTGTACTGGAAAGAAGGTGGTAAAGAAATCTGGTCCCATATCTGATGAAAATGTAAAGTCGAATAAGAATGTAACTTGCAAAAGTAATGCATCAAAAGTAACTcgtcaaaaagaaaaaactccTAGCAAGGTTGTGCCTTGTTCAAGTCGTACCATAAACATGAAAAAGAGTACCTCCTGtggattaaaaatttccaaacctGGTACTAAGATATGGAAAGCTCACTCAAGGAGTAGCCCagttaaaaaaacaatactgCGTGACGTCACTGGGCGAACAACAAATGTTTGTGTTGGTCCAGGTGTCGTTAGGTACTACCCACAACCATTCAAGCCTAACATGGAGAATGAAGTGCCACATATTAGGACAGATATTGTGTCTGGAGAACAATTAGGCAGACCAGAGTATAATTCAATTATGTGTACAATTGAGGAGCTAAAGAAAGCTCAGGCAGAAAAATTTGTCACTGATGTTGACCACTTGCCACTAGTTTACCGGAACTTAGTAAACCAGAAG GTTTCGGCAGCTTTAGATTTTCCTATAGATGAGGCAATTTACAAGAATCTTGTCGACCTTTCTGTCAATGAGAATCAATTGCCATCGAGACTAATTCGCAGCAAAGATCCAGAACCTCGGCATAGAGATATAGTTCCTAAActatcagatttttttacaccaagCTATTCAGAGGAATACTGTATTGCTGTTCAGATAAGACCCAGCAGCCCAGAGATTTCACGTAATTGGAGTGCATTCACAATAAGTGATAAAATATTTGGATGGAAGCATGACATGGACCAACACTATTAA